A single genomic interval of Prunus dulcis chromosome 5, ALMONDv2, whole genome shotgun sequence harbors:
- the LOC117628914 gene encoding uncharacterized protein LOC117628914 — protein sequence MAETFKFKLLQSTPYYAQANGQAESSNKVIINIIRKMLEKNPKQWHEKLSETLWAYRTSKREATGMTPYALTYGHDAILPMEIAVQSLRIAHQHDLTGEDYSQAMLLELEELDASRIDTLNKLLEGKQAVSRAYNKRVKDKSFEEGEIGWKAILPLGTHIAGYGKWSPTWEGPFVINQILGMGAYRLQDRDGVIHNAPINGKWLKKFHPTMWDSQAMQTDPGIEREQG from the coding sequence ATGGCAGaaacattcaagttcaaactACTTCAATCTACCCCTTATTATGCTCAAGCTAATGGACAGGCAGAATCAAGTAACAAGGTgattatcaatatcatcagaaAGATGCTAGAGAAGAATCCAAAGCAATGGCATGAAAAGTTATCAGAGACTTTGTGGGCATACAGAActtcaaaaagagaagcaactgGCATGACCCCCTATGCTCTAACCTACGGCCATGATGCAATTCTGCCTATGGAGATAGCAGTCCAGTCTCTTAGAATTGCTCACCAGCACGATCTCACAggagaagactactctcaagCCATGTTACTTGAATTAGAAGAATTGGATGCAAGTAGGATTGACaccctcaacaaactcttGGAAGGAAAACAGGCTGTATCAAGAGCATACAATAAAAGAGTTAAAGACAAAAGTTTTGAAGAAGGAGAGATAGGCTGGAAGGCAATTCTGCCCCTTGGAACACACATAGCTGGATACGGAAAATGGTCACCTACATGGGAAGGTCCTTTTGTGATTAACCAGATCCTCGGAATGGGGGCATATAGGTTGCAGGACAGAGATGGAGTTATTCACAATGCCCCAATCAATGGCAAATGGTTAAAGAAGTTCCACCCAACCATGTGGGATTCACAAGCTATGCAGACAGACCCCGggatagagagagagcaagGCTAA